In a single window of the Carassius carassius chromosome 26, fCarCar2.1, whole genome shotgun sequence genome:
- the gxylt1b gene encoding glucoside xylosyltransferase 1, with the protein MSSVGLHWDELLMPLLQKYKLNITWGDQDLINIIFHFNPEMVFTFPCHWNYRPDHCIYGSNCILAEEEGVLMLQGNRGVFHSDKQTAFKAVYDAFKHYMFGEDLIKSFSLPLEEALNGTTHTYCRKVSHFFTRGLGMSVRKIQRMLPAVG; encoded by the exons ATGTCTTCTGTTGGTCTGCACTGGGACGAGCTTCTGATGCCTCTGTTACAGAAATACAAGCTTAACATAACCTGGGGTGATCAAGATCTGATCAATATCATCTTCCATTTCAATCCAG AGATGGTATTTACCTTCCCCTGCCACTGGAACTACCGCCCTGACCACTGCATCTATGGCAGCAACTGCATCCTGGCAGAAGAAGAGGGTGTTTTAATGCTACAAGGCAACAGAGGAGTGTTTCACAGTGACAAACAGACAGCCTTCAAGGCTGTGTATGATGCTTTCAAACAT TACATGTTTGGAGAGGATCTCATAAAATCATTCTCGTTACCCCTGGAGGAGGCGCTGAATGGAACCACTCACACATACTGCAGGAAAGTTAGTCATTTCTTTACCAGAGGACTTGGAATGTCTGTAAGGAAGATCCAGAGAATGCTTCCAGCAGTTGGCTGA